One window of Chryseobacterium indologenes genomic DNA carries:
- a CDS encoding SusC/RagA family TonB-linked outer membrane protein gives MISKNLFSAKAWIPPVAAFFLGVTGVHAQNSKPKKDSLHEKEIDEVVVVAYGKAKRNSYTGSVATISSDKINNRPVTNITKALEGQVAGIQTTSASGQPGAVSTIRIRGIGSISASSDPLYVVDGIPFDGNINSISPSDIESISVLKDATASALYGSRGANGIIIITTKSGKKGEAKVNFNISQGFSGRAVKDYEQVSTDQYFQLYWEALRNGYQSGKVSSQQAAQMATDNLVSTLGINPYGTAYPKPVGTDGKLLPGASPLWNDDWRDILQRVASRNQVDLDISGGSEKSNYFFSLGYLDDKGMAIESGFKRYNTRLKINSEVKKWLNVGVNLSYTNSIQQAPTSSDSKASNIINAARFIPSFYPYYERNEDGSYILGADGNPIYDFGKYRPTNALQNQNAAATLPLDKNENKEDNFSGKGFMEFTFLPELKFKTSFSVDLVNYNGHYYSNPLLGQGAEIGGSVTKTNTRTLSYTTSNILTYDKKFGKHHVNALAGHEFYKYDYQTISGTRSQFSLPYYYEPDAASLLGSFSGNSNKLSLLSFLGKVEYDYNNTYFLSASGRADSSSRFAKDNRWGRFWSVGGSWKISNEEFVKSLNVFNQLTLRASYGGQGNDKLLRPNGQPLYYAYQELYRFISLGGEPGTTLEKTSTNNVKWETNLNLNVGLEFAILNNRVKGNIEYFKRKSQDLLFNMPVAPSLGISDYPANIGTIQNTGFEFSLFTTPVKTEDFQWNVDVNLSTLNNKVTKLPGGSLVVGSKLLTVGGSVYDFFIPEWVGVDPSNGKPLWKTVSTDASGNSVEGTTSEYSKATKLLQGSALPKLTGGLSTSITYKNFDFSGLLTFKIGGKILDTDYTSIMHNGSAGGRAWSAEMLNRWTPENPYTDVPGLSTTTNNWTSTSSRFLYSGTYARLKNVSLGYTLPEDYFEKIGLKKFRIYIQAENLLTFYKHKGMDPEQALDGTTYYRYPAMRTITFGLQATL, from the coding sequence ATGATTAGCAAAAACCTATTCTCTGCTAAAGCCTGGATTCCTCCGGTTGCTGCATTTTTTCTTGGAGTTACCGGTGTACATGCACAGAATTCCAAGCCGAAAAAGGATAGCCTTCATGAAAAAGAAATTGATGAAGTTGTAGTCGTAGCCTATGGAAAAGCTAAAAGAAACAGCTATACCGGTTCCGTTGCTACAATTTCAAGTGATAAGATCAATAACAGACCTGTAACCAATATAACCAAGGCATTGGAAGGGCAGGTTGCCGGGATTCAGACAACGAGTGCATCGGGACAGCCTGGTGCGGTTTCTACCATCCGGATCAGGGGGATTGGTTCAATAAGTGCTTCCAGCGATCCGTTATATGTGGTAGACGGAATTCCTTTTGACGGAAATATTAACTCTATAAGCCCAAGTGATATTGAATCCATCAGTGTTTTGAAAGATGCTACAGCGAGTGCGTTGTATGGGTCAAGAGGAGCAAACGGGATTATCATCATTACCACAAAATCAGGTAAAAAAGGAGAAGCAAAAGTTAATTTTAATATCAGTCAGGGATTTTCCGGAAGAGCTGTAAAAGATTACGAACAGGTAAGTACAGACCAATACTTTCAATTATACTGGGAAGCCTTGAGAAACGGATACCAGTCTGGAAAAGTATCTTCTCAGCAGGCTGCGCAAATGGCAACAGACAACCTTGTCTCTACTCTTGGGATCAATCCATATGGAACAGCATATCCGAAACCTGTAGGAACAGATGGGAAATTATTACCCGGTGCATCACCACTTTGGAATGATGACTGGAGAGATATTCTGCAGAGAGTGGCTTCAAGAAATCAGGTAGATCTTGATATCAGCGGAGGAAGTGAAAAAAGTAATTATTTCTTTTCATTGGGATATCTGGATGATAAAGGGATGGCGATTGAATCAGGATTTAAAAGATACAATACCAGATTAAAGATCAATTCTGAAGTAAAAAAATGGCTGAATGTTGGGGTAAACTTAAGTTACACAAACAGCATTCAACAAGCGCCGACTTCTTCAGATTCTAAGGCCAGCAATATCATCAATGCTGCTAGATTTATTCCTTCATTTTATCCTTATTATGAAAGAAATGAAGACGGAAGCTATATTTTAGGGGCAGACGGTAACCCGATTTATGATTTTGGAAAGTACAGACCTACCAATGCACTTCAGAATCAGAATGCAGCTGCAACATTGCCATTAGATAAAAACGAAAATAAAGAAGATAACTTCTCAGGAAAAGGATTCATGGAATTCACTTTCTTACCGGAGTTGAAATTCAAAACGAGTTTTTCTGTTGATTTGGTGAATTATAACGGACATTATTATTCAAATCCGTTGCTGGGACAAGGCGCTGAGATTGGAGGTTCAGTAACGAAAACCAATACCAGAACACTTTCTTATACAACCAGCAATATTCTGACATACGATAAGAAATTTGGGAAGCACCACGTAAATGCTCTGGCAGGACATGAATTCTATAAATACGATTATCAAACTATTTCAGGAACAAGAAGTCAGTTCTCACTGCCTTATTACTATGAGCCGGATGCAGCTTCTCTACTGGGAAGTTTCAGTGGAAACAGTAATAAATTAAGCTTATTGAGTTTCCTTGGAAAGGTAGAGTATGATTATAACAATACTTACTTTTTATCAGCATCAGGAAGAGCAGACAGTTCTTCAAGATTTGCGAAGGATAACAGATGGGGGAGATTCTGGTCAGTGGGAGGTTCATGGAAAATATCCAATGAAGAATTTGTAAAAAGCCTGAATGTTTTTAATCAATTAACATTGCGTGCCAGCTACGGAGGTCAGGGGAATGATAAATTACTTAGACCCAACGGACAGCCGCTTTATTATGCATATCAGGAGTTATACAGGTTTATCAGCCTTGGTGGAGAACCGGGAACAACCCTTGAAAAAACGTCTACCAATAATGTAAAGTGGGAAACCAACCTTAATTTGAATGTAGGATTGGAATTCGCGATTCTGAATAACAGGGTTAAAGGAAATATCGAATACTTCAAAAGAAAAAGCCAGGATCTTCTGTTTAATATGCCGGTTGCGCCGTCGTTGGGAATCAGTGATTATCCGGCGAATATCGGAACGATTCAGAATACAGGATTTGAATTTTCATTATTTACAACACCTGTTAAAACTGAGGATTTCCAATGGAATGTAGATGTAAACCTGAGTACTTTAAACAACAAAGTAACCAAATTACCAGGAGGTTCTCTTGTGGTGGGTAGCAAGTTATTAACGGTAGGAGGTTCTGTATATGATTTCTTTATTCCGGAATGGGTGGGTGTAGATCCAAGCAATGGAAAGCCATTGTGGAAAACGGTCTCTACAGATGCCAGCGGAAATTCAGTTGAAGGAACTACTTCGGAATATTCAAAAGCTACAAAACTTTTACAAGGTTCCGCATTACCTAAACTGACCGGAGGTTTAAGTACAAGTATTACCTATAAGAATTTTGATTTTTCAGGATTACTGACATTCAAGATCGGAGGGAAGATTCTGGATACCGATTATACTTCCATTATGCACAACGGAAGTGCCGGCGGACGTGCATGGAGCGCAGAAATGTTGAATAGATGGACCCCAGAAAATCCTTATACGGATGTTCCGGGATTGAGTACAACAACGAATAACTGGACCTCAACATCTTCAAGATTCCTATACTCCGGAACGTATGCAAGACTTAAAAATGTAAGCTTAGGATATACCCTTCCGGAAGATTATTTTGAGAAAATAGGATTGAAAAAGTTTAGAATTTATATCCAGGCAGAAAACCTTCTGACCTTCTACAAACATAAGGGAATGGATCCTGAGCAGGCATTGGACGGAACAACGTATTACAGATATCCTGCAATGAGAACGATCACTTTTGGTCTTCAGGCAACACTTTAA
- a CDS encoding RagB/SusD family nutrient uptake outer membrane protein, which translates to MKKLKYLSFALIGFLSLASCESELDTAPTDQASSVEVFKTAESAETVVNGTWAKFNNDGTTYANIGYSTVLRASDAMGSDLAVLTNKYGFASTYAFTEMVNSTASRPLFIWTMLYSTINNMNNVITRIDGTEGSQEKKDQVKGQAKALRAFCYLNLASFYQFSYLKDKSALTAPIYTEPSTTSTVGKKRASLEEIYTLIKSDLTDADNLLKTYTRNNKDKINRAVVNGLLARTYLNTGEWSKASASAKIAREGFPLMAPEKYKDGFNDINNAEWIWGHAQTQEQSDESYAFHYLDVSSSGSYYYSFMADPYFKDLFDTNDIRSQLFSWDGQKGREGLLRYAKFKFKPTLIADIVYMRAAEMYLIEAEAEARNGNVSQAVTVLNQLKSARNANIYNGSLSQNDVVAAVLIERRKELFGEGFSLSDIIRTQGTVVRKPFVDADGKPIKVQITTPEGTVKTVDGKGHSVLDFPDKSAFTPNSNYYLFSIPQREFENNPNL; encoded by the coding sequence ATGAAAAAATTAAAATATCTATCGTTTGCTCTTATCGGATTTTTGTCGCTGGCAAGTTGTGAAAGTGAGCTGGATACTGCTCCGACTGATCAGGCCAGCAGCGTAGAAGTTTTCAAAACAGCCGAAAGTGCCGAAACTGTGGTGAATGGTACCTGGGCAAAATTTAATAATGATGGAACAACCTATGCCAATATCGGGTATTCCACTGTTTTAAGAGCTAGTGATGCCATGGGAAGTGATTTAGCGGTACTGACCAATAAATATGGCTTTGCTTCTACCTATGCTTTTACAGAAATGGTGAACAGTACGGCAAGCAGACCTTTGTTCATCTGGACGATGTTGTATTCAACCATCAATAATATGAATAATGTGATTACAAGAATTGATGGAACAGAAGGAAGTCAGGAGAAAAAAGATCAGGTGAAAGGACAGGCAAAAGCATTGCGTGCTTTCTGTTATCTGAATCTGGCGAGCTTTTATCAGTTCAGTTATCTGAAAGATAAGTCAGCATTAACAGCTCCCATTTATACTGAACCTTCTACAACAAGTACTGTAGGGAAGAAAAGAGCAAGTCTTGAAGAAATTTATACTTTAATTAAAAGTGATCTTACTGATGCAGACAATCTGTTGAAAACTTATACAAGAAATAATAAAGATAAGATTAACCGAGCTGTTGTCAACGGACTTCTTGCCAGAACTTATCTGAATACAGGTGAATGGAGCAAAGCTTCAGCATCTGCAAAAATTGCAAGAGAAGGTTTCCCACTGATGGCACCAGAAAAATATAAAGACGGCTTCAATGATATCAACAATGCTGAATGGATCTGGGGACATGCACAGACCCAGGAACAGTCCGATGAAAGTTATGCCTTCCATTATCTGGATGTTTCTTCATCAGGAAGTTATTATTACAGTTTTATGGCGGATCCTTATTTTAAAGATCTTTTTGATACCAATGATATCAGGTCTCAGTTATTTTCATGGGATGGGCAGAAAGGTAGAGAAGGATTGCTGAGGTATGCTAAGTTTAAATTTAAGCCAACCCTTATTGCAGACATTGTTTACATGAGAGCGGCTGAAATGTATCTGATTGAAGCTGAAGCCGAAGCCAGAAACGGAAATGTATCTCAGGCAGTAACAGTCTTGAACCAGTTAAAATCAGCGAGAAATGCCAATATTTACAATGGTTCCTTATCACAAAATGACGTTGTAGCAGCAGTTTTGATTGAAAGAAGAAAAGAATTATTTGGAGAAGGGTTTTCCCTTTCAGATATTATCAGAACGCAGGGGACTGTGGTAAGAAAACCGTTTGTAGATGCTGATGGCAAACCTATAAAAGTTCAGATCACTACACCAGAAGGAACAGTGAAAACAGTAGACGGTAAAGGGCATTCTGTTCTTGATTTCCCGGATAAATCTGCTTTTACACCCAACAGTAACTATTATTTATTCAGTATTCCTCAGAGAGAGTTTGAGAATAACCCGAATTTATAA
- a CDS encoding type II 3-dehydroquinate dehydratase has protein sequence MKVLIINGPNLNLLGTREPEIYGNVSMESYLEILKSEFQSHELKYYQSNIEGELINRLQEDDFDAVIINPGAFTHYSYAIADCLKNIRKPKLEVHISNIYKREEFRQKSVTAANTDAVLSGFGMDGYRLALLSLK, from the coding sequence ATGAAAGTTTTGATTATAAACGGACCTAATCTCAACCTGTTAGGCACTAGAGAACCTGAAATCTATGGAAATGTTTCTATGGAAAGCTATTTGGAAATTTTAAAATCCGAGTTTCAATCTCATGAATTAAAATATTACCAGTCAAATATTGAAGGGGAACTTATTAACAGACTTCAGGAAGACGATTTTGATGCTGTAATAATTAATCCGGGAGCTTTTACCCATTATTCTTATGCAATAGCTGACTGCTTGAAAAACATTAGAAAACCAAAGCTTGAAGTTCACATCAGCAATATCTACAAAAGAGAGGAATTCAGGCAGAAGTCTGTAACGGCAGCAAATACGGATGCAGTTTTATCTGGTTTTGGGATGGATGGGTATAGGTTGGCTTTATTAAGCTTGAAGTAA